One Silurus meridionalis isolate SWU-2019-XX chromosome 10, ASM1480568v1, whole genome shotgun sequence genomic window carries:
- the LOC124392834 gene encoding septin-8-A-like isoform X2 has protein sequence MNTLFNTVFETEEASHYESNVHLRARTYGMQESNVDLKLTVVDTVGFGDQVNKEESFKPIIDYIDTQFENFLQEELKIKRSLFNYHDTRIHACLYFISPTGHSLRSLDLVTMKMLDSKVNIIPIIAKADTISKSELHKFKIKIMSELVSNGVQIYQFPTDDEAVAEINSSINALLPFAVVGSQDEVKVGNKLVRARQYPWGVVQVENESHCDFVKLREMLIRVNMEDLREQTHTRHYELYRRCKLEEMGFKDPETDMQPFSLQETYVAKRREFVAELQRMEEDMRQMFVIKVKETEAELKERERELHERFDRVKRMHQEEKKNLEEKRRELEEEMNSFNRRKMAAETLQALALQTSKDKKS, from the exons ATGAACACTTTGTTTAACACCGTCTTTGAAACTGAGGAGGCTAGTCACTATGAAAGCAATGTACATTTACGAGCCAGGACTTATGGGATGCAGGAGAGCAATGTGGATCTCAAGCTGACGGTCGTCGACACCGTGGGGTTTGGTGACCAGGTCAATAAAGAAGAGAG cttTAAACCAATTATAGACTACATTGATACCCAGTTTGAGAATTTCCTCCAAGAGGAGCTGAAGATCAAACGTTCACTCTTTAACTACCACGACACAAGGATCCACGCCTGCTTGTacttcatctcacctacagGCCACTCGCTCAGATCACTCGATCTGGTCACCATGAAGATGCTGGACAGTAAA GTAAACATCATTCCCATCATTGCGAAAGCAGACACGATCTCCAAATCTGAGCTTCACAAATTCAAGATTAAGATCATGAGCGAGCTCGTCAGCAACGGCGTTCAGATTTACCAGTTTCCCACAGACGACGAAGCGGTTGCAGAAATCAACTCCTCCATTAAC GCTCTTCTGCCGTTTGCTGTAGTGGGAAGTCAAGATGAGGTAAAAGTGGGAAACAAGCTGGTGAGAGCCAGGCAGTACCCATGGGGTGTGGTACAGG TGGAGAATGAGAGCCACTGTGATTTTGTAAagctcagggagatgttaatCAGGGTAAACATGGAGGACCTGAGggagcagacacacacacgtcactATGAGCTGTACCGCCGCTGCAAGCTCGAGGAGATGGGCTTCAAAGACCCCGAAACTGACATGCAGCCATTCAG TCTGCAGGAAACCTATGTGGCCAAGAGGAGAGAGTTTGTGGCTGAGCTGCAGCGCATGGAGGAGGACATGCGCCAGATGTTCGTCATCAAAGTCAAGGAGACGGAAGCTGAGTtgaaggagagagagcgagag CTGCATGAGCGCTTTGACCGAGTCAAGCGTATGCaccaggaggagaagaagaatctAGAGGAGAAGCGCAGAGAGCTGGAGGAGGAGATGAACTCTTTCAACAGGAGGAAGATGGCGGCAGAAACACTGCAGGCTCTCGCACTCCAGACCTCCAAAGACAAGAAAAg TTGA
- the LOC124392834 gene encoding septin-8-A-like isoform X1, translating into MAAVDIDTYPAEEKRTLTLGGHVGFDSLPDQLVSKSVSQGFCFNILCVGDTGIGKSTLMNTLFNTVFETEEASHYESNVHLRARTYGMQESNVDLKLTVVDTVGFGDQVNKEESFKPIIDYIDTQFENFLQEELKIKRSLFNYHDTRIHACLYFISPTGHSLRSLDLVTMKMLDSKVNIIPIIAKADTISKSELHKFKIKIMSELVSNGVQIYQFPTDDEAVAEINSSINALLPFAVVGSQDEVKVGNKLVRARQYPWGVVQVENESHCDFVKLREMLIRVNMEDLREQTHTRHYELYRRCKLEEMGFKDPETDMQPFSLQETYVAKRREFVAELQRMEEDMRQMFVIKVKETEAELKERERELHERFDRVKRMHQEEKKNLEEKRRELEEEMNSFNRRKMAAETLQALALQTSKDKKS; encoded by the exons ATGGCTGCCGTGGACATTGACACATACCCC GCCGAGGAGAAAAGGACCCTAACTCTCGGGGGCCATGTTGGTTTCGACAGCCTCCCGGATCAGCTGGTTAGCAAATCGGTGTCTCAGGGTTTCTGCTTCAATAttctgtgtgtgg GTGACACCGGAATTGGGAAATCAACACTGATGAACACTTTGTTTAACACCGTCTTTGAAACTGAGGAGGCTAGTCACTATGAAAGCAATGTACATTTACGAGCCAGGACTTATGGGATGCAGGAGAGCAATGTGGATCTCAAGCTGACGGTCGTCGACACCGTGGGGTTTGGTGACCAGGTCAATAAAGAAGAGAG cttTAAACCAATTATAGACTACATTGATACCCAGTTTGAGAATTTCCTCCAAGAGGAGCTGAAGATCAAACGTTCACTCTTTAACTACCACGACACAAGGATCCACGCCTGCTTGTacttcatctcacctacagGCCACTCGCTCAGATCACTCGATCTGGTCACCATGAAGATGCTGGACAGTAAA GTAAACATCATTCCCATCATTGCGAAAGCAGACACGATCTCCAAATCTGAGCTTCACAAATTCAAGATTAAGATCATGAGCGAGCTCGTCAGCAACGGCGTTCAGATTTACCAGTTTCCCACAGACGACGAAGCGGTTGCAGAAATCAACTCCTCCATTAAC GCTCTTCTGCCGTTTGCTGTAGTGGGAAGTCAAGATGAGGTAAAAGTGGGAAACAAGCTGGTGAGAGCCAGGCAGTACCCATGGGGTGTGGTACAGG TGGAGAATGAGAGCCACTGTGATTTTGTAAagctcagggagatgttaatCAGGGTAAACATGGAGGACCTGAGggagcagacacacacacgtcactATGAGCTGTACCGCCGCTGCAAGCTCGAGGAGATGGGCTTCAAAGACCCCGAAACTGACATGCAGCCATTCAG TCTGCAGGAAACCTATGTGGCCAAGAGGAGAGAGTTTGTGGCTGAGCTGCAGCGCATGGAGGAGGACATGCGCCAGATGTTCGTCATCAAAGTCAAGGAGACGGAAGCTGAGTtgaaggagagagagcgagag CTGCATGAGCGCTTTGACCGAGTCAAGCGTATGCaccaggaggagaagaagaatctAGAGGAGAAGCGCAGAGAGCTGGAGGAGGAGATGAACTCTTTCAACAGGAGGAAGATGGCGGCAGAAACACTGCAGGCTCTCGCACTCCAGACCTCCAAAGACAAGAAAAg TTGA